GATGGCAATGCCGACCTGTTCTGGGACGTGGAAGAAGGCGATGTCCTGACGAAATTCGGAGATATCGTGCTTCGCAACAGCGCCGGGAACGCCGACCGGTTTTCGCAGGTTGTCTCCAAATGGCTGTTTCTGTCGGAGCTTTACGCACTCTCGCGTGAGCGCAAACCGGTTGAAGGCACACTGAGACCCGCAGTCGGGCATATTCCGGAAGGGTCACCGCTCAAGGTCGGGCTTCGGTCCGACGAAGCCGGCTTCATGGCCGTGTTCGCGTTGGAGGCGGACGGCACCGTGCGTCTGCTTGCACCGAACAGGAAAGCGGACCCCTTGGGCGAGGATACCAAACTCGAGGCGGATGCGCCTTATGTGCTCAATCTGCGCGCAGCCTTGCCGTTCGGCGCCGATCATATCGTGCTGATCAGATCCCGTGAAACCATGCCGCAGCTGGTCGGTGTTCTATCCGCGATGGAGGGCAGGCCGCTGGATCCCGCTCTTGCACCCAAATTGCTGAATTTGATCGGAAAATCTGCAGAGGCTGTCGGCATAACCGGGGTCTATACCGAACCTGCGGGCTAGGGTGAGGACCCATTCATTTGGATGAATTGGCAGGGATGAATTTGTTCGGATACGAGGCGCAAAGTTGCAGGAAACCGTCCGGTTTCCAAAGATTTGCAACGACGTTGCCGGGCAAATTCACCCTATCGCTCCGGGACGCAAAAACGGCTTCGATCCGCACCGTCAAACCGCTCAACCGGACAGGGAGCCCGCTTGCCGCGCTTTTCCTTGCAGCTCATCGCCGTTTGCTGCGCCAATTCAACCAAATTAATGAGTCCTGACCCTAGTTCCTGCCACCCAATTCGCGTTTGTGTGACCAAGGCCACATTCAATTCGCGATTTTCTGGTATCATTGCTTCAATTGGCGCTACGACTCCGAGTGGGTCCGTGCGCAACAAACCATTGACCCTGGAGACCGTCATGAAAGATTTGTTTAGTCGATTTGCAAGACGAAGTCTGAAACCGACCGGTTTGGCTGCCGCGTTCGGGCTTGGCACGATCGTGTCCGGTGCTGCGCTTGCAGATCCTGTTGCGCTTGTCCTCGATCGGTCTGAAGGGGTGTCCGTTTCGGCCTTTTCAGAGCTGATGCCGGGTGATGTGGTTGATCTTGGCGCATCGGGACACGTGGATCTTCTGGATTATTCCGCTTGCCAGGAAGTGCGGATCAAAGCGGGGACCCTGACGGTATCCTCGGGCGGCTTCGTGGTTGATGGCGGCGAAGAAAAGGTCCTGCGCGCGGGCAACTGTCTGCAGGCCGACAGCGGAACCAGTTCGAGCGCTGCGGACAAGGGGCTGACCGTAACCTTGCGCGGGTTGACACTTGAGAACAAGAAAGCTGCCTCGCTGATGCTTCGTTTTGATGACAAGGCAAAAGATCAGTACGGCTCGGTTTTCGTCTCTTTCGGCGGAGGTGAGCCGAAGCGGTTCGACGTGCTCGACAATATCGTAACGGAAATGCCGGAACGCGAAAGCGACGAAGATGCTGTTGAAGTCGAGCTTTTCCTGCAGGGAAAAGCGCCGGACTTTGGCGTTGAGATGCGCAAGATTACCATCGATCCGGCTCAGGTTGGCCGCAAAACCGCGGTCGTCCTCGTGAAATGAAGTCAGGTGGCCGAATCGCCGATTCGGCCCTCGGCCGAAAGCAACTGGTCCTGCTGATTGCCGTGGTTGCATCTTTGGTCGGACTGGTGGTCGGCTTGTCGGCGAACAAGGCAATCTGGGAAGGCTGGGTGACGGACCGGCTCTTCCAGCTTCGCGCCAATTACAGCCATTCCGGCCAAACCGCATCAGCTCCGGTTGCCGTGGTTGGCCTGGATCAGGCCTCGCTGGATTCCGAGCGTCTTTCCCGTATTCCTCGTGTCCTGATGACCCCGGTGATGGCCGAAGCGGGGCAAGCCGTGATTGACGCGGGTGCGACGGCTGTCGGCTTTGATTTCGTGTTTGCCTACAGTGCCGACTCCTTCGTCGATCCCAGCACCGGAGAGGCACGGTTGAGCGGTTTTGACAGGCCGTTTCAGACCTTTGCCTATCGGAACCGGGGCAAGGTTTTCATTGCACATACCGAAATAGGCGTTCCGCACCGCAGCTTTACCGCGGCGATCGGTGCCGGAGGCGTCCGTTCGGTGATCGTTTCCACCGACAATGACGGCATCGTGCGCAAACATACGCCGCAGCTTCCGCTCGACGATTCTTCACATCTCATCGATGCTCTGCTCGGGGCCGCGGGGTCGGATGTGTCGGAAGCATTCGTTTCGGTCCCGACGTCAAGACTTGCGACCTCATTGCCTTACATGTCCCTGATCGACGTCCTGATGCTGAGCCAAAGCGAGGAGGGACGCGCGGCATTGAAGAAATTTTCCTCCGGGCGAATCGTTCTCTTCGGCGGTTTGCTGCCCTTCGAAGACGAGCATCTCTACTCCGACCGGTTCCTGCCGCATGTCTCCGGAGCAGACGTTGAAACCGGTCCGGGTGGAAGACCGCGCGTTCAGCCGCAGACCGCAGGTGTTTTCATTCTGGCGGATGTGATCGGTGCCGCGCTTTCCGACCGCTATGCCGTTGCGCCGCCACGAGGGCTTCTCACGGCGTTGTCATTCGCCTTCGCGATCGCCGGCGCTGTTGCCGGGCTTTTTCTGCCACTCATGATTTTGCCGGTAATCGCAGTCCTGGGCATTGCGGCGGGTATCGGCGTGAGCCTCACCGGTCTGGAGGCCGGCGTCCTGATTGCCCCGGGTGTCGCACCTGTCAGCTGCGTGATGGCCATGGTCACGGCGGCCGTCGGCAAGGTGAGCATCCTTCAGCGCCGGCAAAGGTCGCTGGTCAGGCTGTTCGGCCACTACCTCGCGCCTGACGTGATCAAGCACATGGCAACTTCGGAACAACTGCCGGAACTCGGCGGAGAAACAAGGC
This region of uncultured Roseibium sp. genomic DNA includes:
- a CDS encoding adenylate/guanylate cyclase domain-containing protein, which codes for MVASLVGLVVGLSANKAIWEGWVTDRLFQLRANYSHSGQTASAPVAVVGLDQASLDSERLSRIPRVLMTPVMAEAGQAVIDAGATAVGFDFVFAYSADSFVDPSTGEARLSGFDRPFQTFAYRNRGKVFIAHTEIGVPHRSFTAAIGAGGVRSVIVSTDNDGIVRKHTPQLPLDDSSHLIDALLGAAGSDVSEAFVSVPTSRLATSLPYMSLIDVLMLSQSEEGRAALKKFSSGRIVLFGGLLPFEDEHLYSDRFLPHVSGADVETGPGGRPRVQPQTAGVFILADVIGAALSDRYAVAPPRGLLTALSFAFAIAGAVAGLFLPLMILPVIAVLGIAAGIGVSLTGLEAGVLIAPGVAPVSCVMAMVTAAVGKVSILQRRQRSLVRLFGHYLAPDVIKHMATSEQLPELGGETRHVVVAFIDIVGFTKMSEKLADRDVVRVVNACFDRIGQTITKHQGYIDKYIGDAIMAVWNAPNTVDNPEQSAVDAAHEIIASLDEIKEITGEGGLDLRIALNAGPVLVGDIGGEHRRSFTVMGTTVNTASRVESVAKDKKVRLALSQSVADGLPKRYPLQEIWTGQLRGLSTEIAVYTLDVPEIYMEKSPASADDENRQPKSNLLEFPR